A single region of the Euzebyales bacterium genome encodes:
- a CDS encoding xanthine dehydrogenase family protein subunit M, producing MQVPAPFQYERARDVDHALDLLGRYGDEAQIIAGGHSLLPMMKLRLVRPDVLVDINDCGDLAYVIEDGDTLRLGALTRHAALLSSDTVARLAPMITDAEKVIADPVVRNRGTIGGSLCQADPGEDLSTVCNAWSAELVIRGPDGERTLTMPEFHRGPYETAVEPHEILTEIRLPIRPGAGSAYEKVERRVGDWAIAAAGVVVWMNDGVIDDVGIGLTAVGIDGGVATRAQDVVRGREPDEDLYAEAGKLAAEDCEPVADQRGSEAYKRHLAGELTTRALRRAVDRSQGR from the coding sequence ATGCAGGTACCCGCACCATTCCAGTACGAGCGGGCCAGGGACGTCGATCACGCGCTCGACCTGCTCGGCCGGTACGGCGACGAGGCGCAGATCATCGCGGGCGGGCACAGCCTGTTGCCGATGATGAAACTGCGTCTGGTCAGGCCCGATGTCCTGGTCGACATCAACGACTGCGGTGACCTGGCCTACGTCATCGAGGACGGCGACACGTTGCGGCTGGGTGCGTTGACCCGTCACGCGGCGTTGCTGTCGTCGGACACGGTCGCGCGCCTGGCACCGATGATCACCGACGCCGAGAAGGTCATCGCCGACCCGGTCGTGCGCAACCGCGGCACGATCGGCGGCTCCCTGTGCCAGGCCGACCCGGGCGAGGACCTGTCGACGGTGTGCAACGCGTGGTCGGCCGAGTTGGTCATCCGCGGCCCGGACGGCGAACGCACGCTGACCATGCCCGAGTTCCACCGTGGGCCCTACGAGACAGCCGTCGAGCCGCACGAGATCCTGACCGAGATCAGGCTCCCCATCCGTCCGGGAGCCGGCTCCGCCTACGAGAAGGTCGAACGCCGCGTGGGCGACTGGGCGATCGCCGCGGCCGGCGTGGTCGTCTGGATGAACGACGGGGTCATCGACGACGTCGGCATCGGTTTGACGGCGGTCGGCATCGACGGCGGTGTGGCCACACGCGCCCAGGACGTCGTGCGGGGCCGCGAACCCGACGAGGACCTGTACGCCGAGGCCGGCAAGCTGGCCGCCGAGGACTGCGAGCCGGTGGCGGACCAGCGCGGGTCCGAAGCGTACAAGCGGCACCTCGCCGGAGAACTGACGACCCGCGCGCTGCGCCGCGCTGTCGACCGTTCCCAGGGCCGTTAG
- a CDS encoding lysophospholipid acyltransferase family protein — MSDWATGDAETTAARVATLRDALTILPRARPALVRLVRTPLRVILWLGLRTGFRLRTEGRRREGPAVIVSNHPHVVDGLVVLVVDPRMRPVARWHRVPLLRSGMWVADCIITTAECHPPRPHRPAFVHGLEHVRAGGRVWIAPEGGWQPEPNLRYPRTGAVRMAAMAGVPLQVLGVVHERHPGPGLATWRPWRRPGILLRWGPVLTMTGDVERDIDRMMTAIAETTGSTWNPPTRDEDPDPSEHRRPGQPAPDR, encoded by the coding sequence ATGAGCGACTGGGCGACCGGTGACGCGGAGACGACCGCGGCTCGGGTGGCGACGTTGCGGGACGCCCTGACGATCCTGCCACGCGCCCGGCCCGCGCTCGTCCGCCTCGTGCGGACACCTCTGCGGGTCATCCTGTGGCTGGGGTTGCGCACCGGTTTCCGGCTGCGGACCGAAGGCCGCCGCCGCGAGGGACCCGCGGTCATCGTCTCCAACCACCCGCATGTGGTCGACGGGCTCGTCGTGCTGGTCGTCGACCCCCGGATGCGACCTGTCGCCCGGTGGCACCGGGTCCCGCTGCTGCGGTCCGGCATGTGGGTGGCCGACTGCATCATCACGACCGCCGAGTGCCATCCCCCGCGCCCGCACCGCCCCGCGTTCGTCCATGGACTCGAGCACGTCCGCGCAGGCGGGCGCGTCTGGATCGCACCGGAGGGGGGATGGCAGCCCGAACCGAACCTGCGCTACCCCCGGACCGGCGCGGTGCGCATGGCGGCGATGGCAGGCGTGCCTCTGCAGGTGCTCGGCGTGGTCCACGAGCGACACCCGGGACCCGGCCTCGCGACGTGGCGTCCGTGGCGCCGCCCGGGCATCCTGCTGCGTTGGGGACCGGTGTTGACCATGACCGGCGACGTCGAGCGGGACATCGACCGCATGATGACGGCGATCGCCGAGACGACCGGCTCGACCTGGAACCCGCCGACGCGCGACGAGGACCCGGATCCGTCAGAACACCGGCGACCGGGTCAGCCAGCACCCGACCGGTGA
- a CDS encoding cation:proton antiporter has protein sequence MQSVAIAAALVVAYGTVSRRLTTTVVTGPMAFVAAGLLLGDGGLEVLDLGLEEEGVRILAEATLVLVLFVDAIAIDVRALVREIQLPARLLTIGLPLTVVLGTGAALLVFDMQLWEAALLAAILAPTDAALGQAVVTNPRVPERIRQTLSVESGLNDGIVLPLVMLFLGLAAEETMAVSGRSIATFVASQLGFGVLTGVAVGLVGGIVIDRAARSEWMDGVFRQLSVFAVAVCSFAVADLVGGNGFIAAFVAGVTFGQVAREQCQGAADFAEDEGQLLTLLTFLVFGAALAGPALADAPQPQTAVYAVLSLTIVRVVPTAVALAGTGLTVTSKAFIGWFGPRGLASILFSVLILEEADLPTQDAIIQIVTWTVLLSILAHGASARPAADAYGRHATTIRSDAAEHVPAASTRHGADPSAPGSGTRPGDG, from the coding sequence ATGCAGTCCGTCGCGATCGCCGCCGCGCTCGTCGTCGCCTACGGCACGGTGTCACGCCGTCTCACGACGACCGTCGTCACCGGCCCCATGGCGTTCGTCGCCGCAGGACTGCTGCTCGGTGACGGCGGTCTCGAGGTGCTCGACCTGGGGCTCGAAGAGGAAGGTGTGCGCATCCTCGCCGAGGCGACGCTCGTCCTCGTGCTGTTCGTCGACGCGATCGCGATCGACGTCCGCGCACTCGTCCGGGAGATCCAACTGCCCGCCCGCCTGCTCACGATCGGGCTGCCGCTGACCGTGGTACTCGGAACCGGCGCGGCGCTGCTGGTGTTCGACATGCAACTCTGGGAGGCGGCACTGCTCGCCGCGATCCTGGCACCCACCGACGCCGCGCTCGGTCAGGCGGTCGTCACGAACCCGCGGGTGCCCGAGCGCATCCGTCAGACGCTGTCGGTCGAGAGCGGTCTCAACGACGGCATCGTGCTACCGCTCGTCATGCTGTTCCTCGGACTTGCCGCCGAGGAGACCATGGCCGTCAGCGGCCGCAGCATCGCAACGTTCGTCGCATCGCAGCTGGGCTTCGGCGTCCTCACCGGCGTGGCGGTGGGGCTGGTCGGCGGCATCGTGATCGACCGCGCCGCCCGGAGCGAATGGATGGACGGGGTGTTCAGGCAGCTGTCAGTGTTCGCCGTCGCCGTCTGCAGCTTCGCCGTGGCGGACCTCGTGGGCGGCAACGGCTTCATCGCTGCATTCGTCGCCGGTGTCACGTTCGGCCAGGTCGCGCGCGAGCAGTGTCAAGGGGCCGCCGACTTCGCCGAGGACGAGGGCCAGTTGCTGACCCTGCTCACGTTCCTGGTCTTCGGTGCCGCGTTGGCGGGGCCCGCACTGGCCGACGCACCGCAACCCCAGACGGCCGTGTACGCCGTGCTCAGCCTGACGATCGTGCGCGTGGTCCCGACCGCGGTCGCGCTCGCCGGGACCGGTCTGACCGTGACGAGCAAGGCGTTCATCGGGTGGTTCGGGCCCCGCGGACTCGCGTCGATCCTGTTCTCGGTCCTCATCCTCGAGGAGGCCGATCTGCCCACGCAGGACGCGATCATCCAGATCGTCACCTGGACGGTGCTGCTCAGCATCCTGGCGCACGGCGCGAGCGCACGACCCGCCGCGGACGCGTACGGCCGGCACGCGACCACGATCCGGTCCGACGCCGCGGAGCACGTCCCCGCTGCGAGCACGCGCCACGGCGCCGACCCCTCTGCGCCGGGATCGGGGACACGGCCAGGTGACGGCTGA
- a CDS encoding type 1 glutamine amidotransferase domain-containing protein — protein MPALSDARVLILAADLFEDMELLYPLYRLREEHVDVTLASAEAAEVTGKKGHGPVAVDMAIEDTSASDYDALVVPGGFAPDKLRRDEHVLDLLRTFDEDGRPIAFICHAGWVPISAGILKGRRATSVGAIRDDMVNAGVDWVDEATVVDRNLISARTPADLGPWMRALLEAIEQV, from the coding sequence ATGCCCGCACTGTCCGACGCCCGCGTACTGATCCTCGCCGCCGATCTGTTCGAGGACATGGAACTGCTGTACCCGCTGTACCGCCTGCGCGAGGAGCACGTCGACGTCACGCTCGCCAGCGCGGAGGCCGCCGAGGTCACCGGCAAGAAGGGTCACGGACCGGTGGCCGTCGACATGGCGATCGAGGACACGTCCGCGTCCGACTACGACGCGCTGGTCGTGCCCGGCGGCTTCGCGCCTGACAAGCTGCGCAGGGACGAGCACGTGCTGGACCTGCTGCGCACGTTCGACGAGGACGGCAGGCCCATCGCCTTCATCTGCCACGCCGGCTGGGTGCCGATCTCGGCGGGCATCCTCAAGGGTCGCCGGGCCACCAGCGTCGGCGCGATCCGCGACGACATGGTCAACGCGGGCGTGGACTGGGTCGACGAGGCGACCGTGGTCGACCGGAACCTCATCTCGGCGCGCACCCCGGCCGACCTCGGCCCGTGGATGCGAGCACTGCTCGAGGCCATCGAGCAGGTCTGA